The genomic window CCGCATCTACGTAGTGGGGATGGGCAACGCGCCCCTCACCACCGAGGGCGGCAAGGTGAGACACGGCGCCGGCGGCACGGTGGAGGTGGCCGTGCTGCGCAACGACACCGAGCAGTTGGGGACGCAGTCCACGGCAGCGCCCGGGGCTGCGGATCAGTTACAGCCGCCGCAGTCGGCGCCCGCTTCCCAGCCGCAACCGGATTCGCCCAAGTAGACGGGCCAACGAGTTACACGAGTCGGCGGGGACTCGTGTTACAGGAAAGCCTCCTGTCGCAAGACGGGGGGCTTTCTTTGTTTTGTCCGCCGATGCTAGGCTCGTGTCAGCAGAGGAGGAACCGTGGAGACCCTCTACTACTCGCGCATGGACTCACCCGTGGGAAAGCTGCTGCTGGGAGTGTCGAGCCGCGGCCTGGCCTGCCTGGAGTTCGACCGCCGCGACTTTCCTCCTCGCAGCCTGCGCCGCAAGACCCAATGGGTGGAGTCCGAGGCCGAGACCCGGCCCTACGCCCGCGAACTGCAGGAGTACTTCGCCGGGCAGCGGCGGGAGTTCTCCTTCGCGCTCGACCTGCGCGGCACCGACTTCCAGAAGCGCTGCTGGCAGGAGCTGCTGCGCATCCCCTACGGGAAGACCAAGTCGTATGCCGAGATTGCGCGCGCGGTGGGGCGCCCCGCGGCCTTTCGCGCGGTGGGCCAGGCCAACCATCGCAACCCCGTGGCCATCGTCGTCCCTTGCCACCGCGTGATCACCGCCGACGGCCGCCTGGGCGGCTACGGCGGCGGGTTGGAGGTCAAGCGCCACCTGCTGCGCCTGGAGGGAGTGCAGGGCGAGTTTGAGTTTTAGTAGACTGGCGGCATGCATGCGCACGGGACGCAGCGCACCTCGCGGGTGCTGCAGATCTCGCTGGTCCTGACCCTGGCCTACATCGTGGTCACGGCGGTGGCGGGGGTGCGCGCCCACAGCCTGGCCCTGCTCTCCGAGGCGGGGCACAACCTCTCCGACTTCCTGGCGCTGCTGCTCTCCTGGGTGGCGGTGTACGTGGCCACCCGCCCGCCCGACTCCCGCAAGACTTACGGCTACCAGCGCGCGGGGGTGCTGGCTGCCTTCCTGAACGCGCTCCTCCTGGTGCTGATCGCCTTCCTCATCTTCTACGAGGCCTTCCGGCGGCTGACCGCGCCGGTGGAGGTTCACGCCCAGGTGATGATCTGGGTGGCGGCGGCGGGCGTGGTCATGAACGGCGTCATCGCCTTTCTGCTCTACGGGACGGCGCGCGACGTGAACGTGCGCAGCGCCTTCGTGCACATGCTCGGGGACACGCTTTCCACCACCGCCGTCATCGTGGGCGGCGGCGCCATCCTGCTCAGCGGGCAGCGCTGGATCGATCCCGCGCTCTCGGTCGGCATCGGAGCGCTGATCCTGTGGTCGTCGTTCGGCATCCTGCGCGAGACCCTCAACATCCTGCTGGAAGGGACGCCGCGGGGCATGAAGCTGGAGCGCATCGGCGCCGCCATCGAGGCCATCACCGGGGTCAACAGCGTGCATGATCTGCACGTGTGGAGCCTGGGCTCGGAGTCGCACGCCCTCTCCTGCCACATCTCCATCGCCGACATCCCGCCCTCGGCCAGCGAGCGCATCCTGCAGGAGGTCAACGCCATGCTGGGTGAGAGGTTCCGCATCTATCACACCACCATCCAGTTCGAGCACGCGGCCTGCGAGATGGCCAGCGGCTGCGTGGTGCCCGCCGCCGACGAGCACTCGCACTGAGCGGCAGTACTCAGTACTCAGAGGACTTCAGGGAGGACGTGACGTGCGCAGAATGAGATGGATGATCCTCGCCTCCACGATCTTGCTGGCGCTGGCGGGCTGCGAGAAGAGCGAAGCCCCGCAGCCCCAGGTGCAGCCTGCTGCCGCCAGCAGCGCGGTCACGCCCCTGCCCCCGGCCCCGGGCATGCCCTTCCAGATGGCGCTGGAGCTGGACGCGCCC from Terriglobales bacterium includes these protein-coding regions:
- a CDS encoding methylated-DNA--[protein]-cysteine S-methyltransferase, with product METLYYSRMDSPVGKLLLGVSSRGLACLEFDRRDFPPRSLRRKTQWVESEAETRPYARELQEYFAGQRREFSFALDLRGTDFQKRCWQELLRIPYGKTKSYAEIARAVGRPAAFRAVGQANHRNPVAIVVPCHRVITADGRLGGYGGGLEVKRHLLRLEGVQGEFEF
- a CDS encoding cation diffusion facilitator family transporter, encoding MHAHGTQRTSRVLQISLVLTLAYIVVTAVAGVRAHSLALLSEAGHNLSDFLALLLSWVAVYVATRPPDSRKTYGYQRAGVLAAFLNALLLVLIAFLIFYEAFRRLTAPVEVHAQVMIWVAAAGVVMNGVIAFLLYGTARDVNVRSAFVHMLGDTLSTTAVIVGGGAILLSGQRWIDPALSVGIGALILWSSFGILRETLNILLEGTPRGMKLERIGAAIEAITGVNSVHDLHVWSLGSESHALSCHISIADIPPSASERILQEVNAMLGERFRIYHTTIQFEHAACEMASGCVVPAADEHSH